A genome region from Cyprinus carpio isolate SPL01 chromosome B23, ASM1834038v1, whole genome shotgun sequence includes the following:
- the tmem82 gene encoding transmembrane protein 82 isoform X2 encodes MLSFISWFLPSVPTWLTPSAIPLHSVLQGLVGACGIWVLRNLLKTYLFVEAQSIADPEKDIKRRNRLNGGLTEKIQFWILTVVLSVVGSRVASLVVLEFSLRAISARITGGSDSINDPLLLLLVQCQFSLGCALTCSLNFLHEGAPQGWLSLLLAVGLSWFLASLCSRVWRHVNTMYPIHSTQRYCGLCIGLLTTGSSILTWLCSALIITFSVSGIAAISNINQHFLSTSEALRFWTPLTICYTLLVVYMNDRHHPPGQQILNTVVVRLGGLFVLLITVGSWSDVLHVVICFTGEAACLFTSQDLLEAIYQHVTYVPKGPLKRPGNQGELRNFERKLD; translated from the exons ATGTTGTCCTTCATTTCCTGGTTTCTGCCGAGTGTTCCTACTTGGCTAACACCAAGTGCTATTCCTTTACATAGTGTTTTACAAG GGCTCGTGGGTGCTTGTGGAATCTGGGTTCTTCGTAACCTTTTAAAAACGTATTTGTTTGTTGAGGCACAgag TATCGCAGATCCTGAAAAAGACATCAAACGACGGAACAGACTAAATGGTGGACTAACAGAGAAAATTCAGTTCTGGATCCTAACAGTGGTTCTTTCAGTTGTGGGGTCTCGCGTTGCATCACTGGTAGTGTTGGAGTTCTCTCTTAGAGCCATTTCAGCCAGGATCACAGGAGGATCA GACTCAATAAATGACCCACTGTTACTGCTGCTTGTCCAGTGCCAGTTCTCCCTGGGCTGCGCACTAACCTGCAGCCTTAATTTCCTCCATGAGGGGGCACCACAAGGCTGGTTAAGCCTCCTCCTAGCAGTTGGACTGAGCTGGTTCTTGGCAAGCCTGTGCAGTAGAGTATGGCGACATGTGAATACAATGTATCCAATACATAGTACACAGCGCTATTGTGGACTTTGCATTGGACTGTTAACCACTGGCAGTTCTATATTAACCTGGCTTTGCAGTGCCCTAATTATAACTTTTAGTGTATCTGGAATTGCTGCTATATCAAACATAAACCAACACTTTCTATCAACCTCTGAGGCTCTGAGATTTTGGACCCCACTCACAATCTGCTACACTCTGCTGGTTGTTTACATGAATG ATCGACATCATCCGCCTGGCCAGCAGATTCTCAATACAGTTGTTGTGCGACTGGGTGGGCTTTTTGTGTTACTGATTACAGTGGGCAGCTGGTCAGATGTACTCCATGTTGTAATCTGCTTCACTGGTGAAGCTGCATGCCTGTTTACATCTCAAGACCTTTTGGAAGCCATATATCAG CATGTCACCTACGTTCCTAAAGGCCCATTAAAAAGACCTGGAAATCAGGGAGAACTAAGGAATTTCGAAAGGAAACTGGACTAG
- the sult1st5 gene encoding sulfotransferase family 1, cytosolic sulfotransferase 5 isoform X2: MDGTTRERLSHIQGIPLLERVVKYWPRVEKFQASEEDLLIATYPKAGTTWTQEVVDSILNEGDVEKCKRAPTQVRMPFLEMTAPDGSSSGITKLEVMDPPRVIKTHLPIQLVPRSFWDAGCKVIYMARNPKDTVVSYYHFDRMHLYQPEPGPWPQYLEKFMKGQLGWGSWYDHVKGYWKERHNKKILYILYEDMKEDPVREVTRIAQFLKRQLSKSTIEHIVQMTAFSAMRENPMANYSTIPDTIFDRTASEFMRKGEVGDWKNHFSAGEDAAFEEHYRKIMSDCPIPIRFTI, from the exons atggATGGGACAACACGCGAAAGGCTGAGTCATATTCAGGGCATCCCATTACTAGAGCGGGTGGTGAAGTACTGGCCAAGAGTGGAGAAGTTCCAGGCGTCAGAGGAGGATTTACTCATTGCCACGTATCCTAAAGCAG GAACTACGTGGACACAGGAAGTAGTGGATAGCATCCTGAATGAAGGAGATGTTGAAAAGTGCAAGCGGGCGCCCACTCAGGTGCGCATGCCATTCTTAGAGATGACTGCTCCTGATGGTTCAAGTTCTG GTATAACTAAGCTGGAGGTTATGGACCCCCCTCGTGTTATTAAAACTCATCTCCCCATCCAGCTTGTGCCTCGTTCTTTCTGGGATGCTGGTTGCAAG GTCATATATATGGCCCGTAATCCAAAGGACACTGTGGTTTCATATTATCACTTTGATCGCATGCATCTTTACCAGCCAGAGCCTGGCCCTTGGCCACAATATCTGGAGAAGTTCATGAAAGGGCAAT tgggttGGGGATCCTGGTATGACCATGTTAAAGGATACTGGAAGGAAAGGCATAACAAGAAAAtcctttacattttatatgaagaCATGAAAGAG gaCCCTGTTCGTGAAGTAACCCGCATTGCTCAATTTCTCAAACGACAGTTATCAAAAAGTACAATAGAGCATATTGTGCAAATGACAGCGTTTTCAGCTATGCGAGAAAACCCCATGGCAAACTACTCAACTATCCCCGACACAATCTTTGATCGCACAGCATCAGAGTTCATGAGAaaag gtGAGGTTGGTGACTGGAAGAATCACTTCAGTGCAGGAGAGGATGCTGCATTTGAGGAACACTATCGCAAAATAATGTCTGATTGTCCTATTCCAATACGGTTCACTATATGA
- the sult1st5 gene encoding sulfotransferase family 1, cytosolic sulfotransferase 5 isoform X1 codes for MVICLITANFKENMDGTTRERLSHIQGIPLLERVVKYWPRVEKFQASEEDLLIATYPKAGTTWTQEVVDSILNEGDVEKCKRAPTQVRMPFLEMTAPDGSSSGITKLEVMDPPRVIKTHLPIQLVPRSFWDAGCKVIYMARNPKDTVVSYYHFDRMHLYQPEPGPWPQYLEKFMKGQLGWGSWYDHVKGYWKERHNKKILYILYEDMKEDPVREVTRIAQFLKRQLSKSTIEHIVQMTAFSAMRENPMANYSTIPDTIFDRTASEFMRKGEVGDWKNHFSAGEDAAFEEHYRKIMSDCPIPIRFTI; via the exons ATGGTTATATGCTTAATCACAGctaattttaaggaaaatatggATGGGACAACACGCGAAAGGCTGAGTCATATTCAGGGCATCCCATTACTAGAGCGGGTGGTGAAGTACTGGCCAAGAGTGGAGAAGTTCCAGGCGTCAGAGGAGGATTTACTCATTGCCACGTATCCTAAAGCAG GAACTACGTGGACACAGGAAGTAGTGGATAGCATCCTGAATGAAGGAGATGTTGAAAAGTGCAAGCGGGCGCCCACTCAGGTGCGCATGCCATTCTTAGAGATGACTGCTCCTGATGGTTCAAGTTCTG GTATAACTAAGCTGGAGGTTATGGACCCCCCTCGTGTTATTAAAACTCATCTCCCCATCCAGCTTGTGCCTCGTTCTTTCTGGGATGCTGGTTGCAAG GTCATATATATGGCCCGTAATCCAAAGGACACTGTGGTTTCATATTATCACTTTGATCGCATGCATCTTTACCAGCCAGAGCCTGGCCCTTGGCCACAATATCTGGAGAAGTTCATGAAAGGGCAAT tgggttGGGGATCCTGGTATGACCATGTTAAAGGATACTGGAAGGAAAGGCATAACAAGAAAAtcctttacattttatatgaagaCATGAAAGAG gaCCCTGTTCGTGAAGTAACCCGCATTGCTCAATTTCTCAAACGACAGTTATCAAAAAGTACAATAGAGCATATTGTGCAAATGACAGCGTTTTCAGCTATGCGAGAAAACCCCATGGCAAACTACTCAACTATCCCCGACACAATCTTTGATCGCACAGCATCAGAGTTCATGAGAaaag gtGAGGTTGGTGACTGGAAGAATCACTTCAGTGCAGGAGAGGATGCTGCATTTGAGGAACACTATCGCAAAATAATGTCTGATTGTCCTATTCCAATACGGTTCACTATATGA
- the tmem82 gene encoding transmembrane protein 82 isoform X1 yields MLSFISWFLPSVPTWLTPSAIPLHSVLQGLVGACGIWVLRNLLKTYLFVEAQSIADPEKDIKRRNRLNGGLTEKIQFWILTVVLSVVGSRVASLVVLEFSLRAISARITGGSDSINDPLLLLLVQCQFSLGCALTCSLNFLHEGAPQGWLSLLLAVGLSWFLASLCSRVWRHVNTMYPIHSTQRYCGLCIGLLTTGSSILTWLCSALIITFSVSGIAAISNINQHFLSTSEALRFWTPLTICYTLLVVYMNEDRHHPPGQQILNTVVVRLGGLFVLLITVGSWSDVLHVVICFTGEAACLFTSQDLLEAIYQHVTYVPKGPLKRPGNQGELRNFERKLD; encoded by the exons ATGTTGTCCTTCATTTCCTGGTTTCTGCCGAGTGTTCCTACTTGGCTAACACCAAGTGCTATTCCTTTACATAGTGTTTTACAAG GGCTCGTGGGTGCTTGTGGAATCTGGGTTCTTCGTAACCTTTTAAAAACGTATTTGTTTGTTGAGGCACAgag TATCGCAGATCCTGAAAAAGACATCAAACGACGGAACAGACTAAATGGTGGACTAACAGAGAAAATTCAGTTCTGGATCCTAACAGTGGTTCTTTCAGTTGTGGGGTCTCGCGTTGCATCACTGGTAGTGTTGGAGTTCTCTCTTAGAGCCATTTCAGCCAGGATCACAGGAGGATCA GACTCAATAAATGACCCACTGTTACTGCTGCTTGTCCAGTGCCAGTTCTCCCTGGGCTGCGCACTAACCTGCAGCCTTAATTTCCTCCATGAGGGGGCACCACAAGGCTGGTTAAGCCTCCTCCTAGCAGTTGGACTGAGCTGGTTCTTGGCAAGCCTGTGCAGTAGAGTATGGCGACATGTGAATACAATGTATCCAATACATAGTACACAGCGCTATTGTGGACTTTGCATTGGACTGTTAACCACTGGCAGTTCTATATTAACCTGGCTTTGCAGTGCCCTAATTATAACTTTTAGTGTATCTGGAATTGCTGCTATATCAAACATAAACCAACACTTTCTATCAACCTCTGAGGCTCTGAGATTTTGGACCCCACTCACAATCTGCTACACTCTGCTGGTTGTTTACATGAATG AAGATCGACATCATCCGCCTGGCCAGCAGATTCTCAATACAGTTGTTGTGCGACTGGGTGGGCTTTTTGTGTTACTGATTACAGTGGGCAGCTGGTCAGATGTACTCCATGTTGTAATCTGCTTCACTGGTGAAGCTGCATGCCTGTTTACATCTCAAGACCTTTTGGAAGCCATATATCAG CATGTCACCTACGTTCCTAAAGGCCCATTAAAAAGACCTGGAAATCAGGGAGAACTAAGGAATTTCGAAAGGAAACTGGACTAG